In Pseudovibrio brasiliensis, the following are encoded in one genomic region:
- a CDS encoding BCCT family transporter, with protein sequence MYNNSNTGRRTEEGLFTGVNPVMAVGSTVLVVAFVLFTVMVPETASSIYNSAKGFIADNLSWYYIGLVSFFLFLAFAMTMSRYGNIRLGKDDEKPEYSFFSWFSMLFGAGIGIGILFWSIAEPIYHFQSNPFIAEGQESSVEAAQIAMRISIFHWGLHGWALFALSGLGLAYFHYRKGLPLSVRSGLYPIFGDKIYGPIGHAADLLAVFGTVFGIATSLGLGAQQMNTGLNYLFGIEVSTTSKIVIIAIISVLATMSVLSGVNKGIKLLSEFNMHLTMVMLVFFLIFGPTVYILGSFATNLGDYLTNAIPLGFWVETDPNNSWQGGWTIFYWGWWIAWAPFVGIFIARISRGRTVKEFLLGVLLAPTLLSTFWITTFGNTAMFLELFGAGGVTEAVNKDITSALYTTIELMNLGTTLTILGAAMCTVLLVTYFVTSADSATLVICTILSMGDENPANRYRIFWGLSIGAVSAVLLFAGGLRALQTASIVAALPYSFVLILTTWGLLKSLHLEVSEIISTVDDEEHSYSADGAASAATPAE encoded by the coding sequence ATGTATAATAACAGCAATACTGGAAGAAGGACGGAGGAGGGTCTGTTTACAGGTGTTAATCCTGTTATGGCCGTCGGGTCTACTGTACTCGTTGTTGCGTTTGTTTTGTTTACTGTAATGGTTCCTGAAACTGCCAGCTCAATTTACAATTCAGCTAAAGGTTTCATTGCGGATAATCTATCATGGTACTATATCGGCCTGGTCAGCTTTTTCCTGTTCCTAGCCTTTGCAATGACCATGAGCCGTTACGGCAATATCCGTTTGGGGAAGGATGATGAGAAGCCGGAATACAGCTTCTTCTCTTGGTTTTCGATGCTTTTTGGAGCAGGCATCGGCATCGGTATCCTGTTCTGGAGTATCGCAGAACCAATTTACCACTTCCAAAGTAATCCGTTCATTGCAGAAGGGCAGGAGAGTTCCGTAGAGGCAGCCCAGATCGCAATGCGTATTAGTATTTTCCACTGGGGACTGCACGGTTGGGCGCTGTTTGCACTCTCTGGTCTGGGTCTCGCTTATTTCCACTATCGCAAGGGCCTGCCGCTGTCTGTTCGTTCAGGGCTCTACCCGATTTTTGGTGATAAGATTTATGGCCCAATCGGTCATGCTGCTGACCTGCTTGCAGTTTTCGGCACCGTCTTCGGTATTGCTACATCTCTTGGTTTGGGAGCCCAGCAGATGAATACCGGCCTGAACTACCTGTTCGGTATTGAAGTCAGTACCACCAGCAAGATCGTCATCATCGCAATCATCTCGGTTCTGGCAACCATGTCGGTTCTGAGTGGCGTGAACAAGGGCATTAAGCTGCTGAGTGAGTTCAACATGCACCTGACCATGGTCATGCTTGTGTTCTTCCTCATCTTTGGCCCAACTGTTTACATTCTCGGTTCTTTCGCAACCAACTTGGGTGACTACCTGACCAACGCCATTCCGCTTGGGTTCTGGGTTGAAACTGATCCAAACAACAGCTGGCAGGGTGGTTGGACCATCTTCTACTGGGGCTGGTGGATTGCGTGGGCACCATTTGTTGGCATCTTCATTGCCCGCATCTCCAGAGGCCGCACCGTAAAAGAGTTCCTGCTCGGCGTTCTTCTGGCACCAACACTGCTCTCCACATTCTGGATCACCACCTTCGGCAACACCGCAATGTTCCTGGAACTGTTCGGCGCTGGCGGTGTAACGGAAGCGGTGAACAAGGACATCACGTCAGCTCTCTACACCACCATCGAGCTGATGAACCTGGGCACCACGCTCACCATCCTTGGTGCAGCTATGTGTACCGTCCTGTTGGTGACCTACTTCGTCACCTCTGCAGACTCTGCAACACTCGTCATCTGCACCATCCTTTCCATGGGTGATGAGAACCCTGCAAACCGCTACCGCATCTTCTGGGGCCTTTCCATTGGCGCAGTCTCCGCGGTGCTGTTGTTCGCAGGTGGCCTGCGAGCCCTGCAGACAGCCTCGATCGTCGCAGCGCTTCCGTACTCCTTCGTGTTGATCCTCACCACGTGGGGCCTGCTGAAGTCACTGCACCTTGAGGTCTCTGAAATCATCTCCACCGTCGATGATGAAGAGCATTCCTACTCCGCAGACGGCGCAGCCTCCGCTGCAACTCCGGCAGAGTAA
- a CDS encoding LacI family DNA-binding transcriptional regulator has product MSDQSSIQEVKRPERATADTVAKLAGVSRVAVSRAFNPHASLKKEKRELILKIAKDVGYTPDMAARALVTRRSHLVGVIVPDVCSPWESQEIDALTTALQAEGFATLLFKTRTDQSMDERLLTYMKGFNLDSIIAFAENVTPDTLAHSLGRAVPIYVSYSEDGSLPNQPKSTSVFDRLIVDQKNGIDQAVALMQAYGCKRFAYLGGTTTSLANTERERAFKCVMNERGLPEPLVLQGDYTYESALASTLDLFQVGEGVDGIFSANDVGAFGVIDALRFKLGLRVPEDVKVVGFDDIAQSGWLSYNLTTVKIDLEDRVRALVRLILRRLKDPNAPAMIETLQTRLIVRGTVGS; this is encoded by the coding sequence GTGTCTGATCAATCAAGCATCCAAGAGGTCAAACGCCCGGAACGCGCTACGGCAGATACAGTTGCCAAGCTTGCCGGTGTTTCGCGAGTCGCTGTTTCACGCGCCTTCAACCCGCACGCCTCTTTGAAAAAGGAAAAGCGCGAACTGATTCTCAAAATCGCGAAGGATGTGGGATACACGCCGGACATGGCGGCCCGCGCCCTGGTGACACGGCGCTCGCATCTGGTGGGCGTGATCGTGCCGGATGTGTGCAGCCCCTGGGAATCGCAGGAGATTGATGCGCTGACCACCGCTCTGCAGGCGGAAGGATTTGCGACGCTGCTCTTTAAGACCCGTACCGATCAGAGCATGGATGAGCGATTGCTGACCTATATGAAGGGTTTCAATCTGGACAGCATCATTGCCTTTGCGGAGAACGTGACACCGGACACCCTCGCCCATTCTCTGGGCCGTGCGGTGCCGATCTATGTGAGTTATTCTGAGGATGGCAGCCTGCCGAACCAGCCGAAGTCTACGTCTGTGTTTGACCGATTGATCGTGGATCAGAAAAACGGGATCGATCAGGCGGTTGCCTTGATGCAGGCTTATGGCTGCAAACGATTTGCCTATCTGGGCGGTACGACAACCTCTCTTGCAAATACAGAGCGTGAGCGCGCCTTCAAATGCGTGATGAACGAACGCGGCCTGCCGGAACCGCTGGTGTTGCAAGGCGACTATACTTATGAGAGCGCCCTCGCCTCCACGCTTGATCTGTTTCAGGTTGGTGAAGGTGTTGATGGCATCTTTTCAGCCAACGACGTTGGCGCCTTCGGGGTGATTGATGCACTGCGCTTCAAGCTGGGCCTGCGGGTGCCGGAAGATGTGAAAGTGGTCGGCTTCGATGACATCGCTCAGTCCGGATGGCTGAGCTACAACCTCACCACCGTGAAGATTGATCTGGAAGACCGTGTGCGTGCGCTTGTGCGCCTGATTTTGCGGCGCCTGAAAGACCCCAATGCCCCTGCCATGATCGAGACACTGCAGACCCGCCTGATTGTGCGCGGTACTGTGGGCTCATAA
- a CDS encoding ABC transporter ATP-binding protein: MASISFQNVTKSFGDFNAVSNATFEINDGEFICLLGPSGCGKTTSLRMIAGLETPTSGRIYIGDRDVTALHPRDRKISMVFQDYALYPHMNISDNISYPLKVRGENEATRGERAQEVADVLKIGHLLDRLPAQISGGQQQRTSLARALVNPSQVYLFDEPLSNLDAKLRLEARGFLHHLQHSMGMTSVYVTHDQAEAMALATRVAVMDQGRIVQFATPMEIYRKPATTFVANFVGNPPMNLLPVEAMVSDNVLKVRADGLEVADIPMQRSFAEAVAANPKITMGVRPEHLRATAEAENVVRGKLFANENMGAEKLVTIERPDAARFTARIFTDDDIILTEDVALGFSSKHITLFDADGNRLALDDE, translated from the coding sequence ATGGCTTCTATTTCATTCCAAAACGTCACCAAATCTTTCGGCGACTTCAATGCTGTCTCAAACGCGACTTTTGAAATCAACGACGGCGAGTTCATCTGCCTGCTTGGCCCATCCGGTTGCGGCAAAACCACCAGCCTGCGCATGATTGCGGGTCTCGAAACCCCAACCTCAGGCCGCATTTACATTGGCGACAGAGACGTCACAGCCCTGCATCCACGTGATCGTAAGATCTCCATGGTGTTTCAGGACTACGCCCTCTATCCGCACATGAACATCTCCGACAACATCTCGTACCCACTCAAGGTGCGCGGTGAAAACGAAGCAACACGCGGTGAGCGGGCACAAGAAGTGGCAGACGTGCTGAAAATCGGCCACTTGCTGGATCGCCTGCCAGCGCAGATCTCCGGTGGTCAGCAGCAGCGTACCTCTCTGGCACGCGCACTGGTCAACCCAAGCCAGGTCTACCTGTTCGATGAACCGCTCTCCAATCTGGACGCCAAACTGCGTCTGGAGGCCCGTGGCTTCCTGCATCATCTGCAGCACAGCATGGGCATGACCTCCGTCTACGTGACCCACGATCAGGCCGAAGCCATGGCACTGGCAACCCGTGTGGCTGTGATGGATCAAGGCCGCATCGTTCAGTTTGCCACTCCAATGGAGATCTACCGCAAGCCAGCAACCACCTTCGTGGCAAACTTCGTCGGCAACCCGCCTATGAACCTGCTGCCAGTGGAAGCAATGGTTTCTGACAATGTCCTCAAAGTCCGCGCAGACGGGCTGGAAGTTGCGGACATTCCGATGCAGCGCTCCTTCGCAGAAGCCGTCGCAGCCAATCCGAAAATCACCATGGGCGTGCGTCCGGAACACCTGCGCGCCACAGCAGAAGCGGAAAACGTGGTACGCGGCAAGCTGTTTGCCAACGAGAACATGGGCGCTGAAAAACTCGTCACCATCGAACGTCCTGACGCAGCCCGCTTCACTGCACGCATCTTCACCGATGACGACATCATTTTGACCGAAGACGTCGCGCTTGGTTTCTCAAGCAAGCACATCACCCTGTTTGATGCAGACGGAAACAGACTGGCGCTTGATGATGAGTGA
- a CDS encoding DUF5054 domain-containing protein: protein MSPNTIHLIFKTHLDIGFTDHAEKVRQRYHKYFLPQALDTAEHFYFENPQDPKFRWTTGAWLIWDYLNEAGTEDVKRLEAAIEKGLIRWHGLPFTTHSELMSPALFEAGLSYSKELDERFGVQTVAAKMTDVPGHTLGIVPLMAKAGIKFLHLGVNTASPTPKLPEVFRWQAPTGEEILVLYQNSYGATQFIPGMSDGLSFAHTEDNIGPQNTGQTVNVYRAMERQYPDYRVKAATLDEFAEVLWPHRESFPVVTQEIGDSWIHGSATDPVKSARYRALQRVYDRFAEDKITPSRLSFGRKLSMVAEHTCGVDIKTYLRDEQAWNRDDFEAARENDPRFQYAEASWQEQRAYCDDAVAALEADDQAVAKAALSEISCTLPHVGPFEIDSEAEFGGWSIKIDQDSGAIKHLKSPDGKELFGLDDNLISFAHETYDAADVKAHMDAYLTHEEEWAILDHIKPGLDKAATAVSKSHRLMFEGLAVADNQAILSYVMASDIPGAIHNIQLVLNGESDKLEITLRLYGKIANRMPEAGFLRFAPDGAKSWQFNKTGFWVDAHDVPDMSGGQLQAIFGAKADAGQEIRIAPLDTPLVAPAELPFMPFHHQAPAYGEGLRFNIYNNKWGTNFPMWWEGDFCARFVLELGD from the coding sequence ATGTCCCCAAATACTATTCACCTGATTTTCAAAACCCATCTGGATATCGGTTTCACTGATCATGCAGAGAAGGTTCGCCAGCGCTATCACAAGTACTTCCTGCCACAGGCACTTGATACGGCAGAGCATTTCTACTTTGAAAATCCGCAGGATCCCAAGTTTCGCTGGACTACCGGTGCATGGTTGATCTGGGACTATCTGAATGAGGCTGGCACGGAAGACGTCAAACGTCTGGAAGCTGCCATTGAAAAAGGCCTGATCCGCTGGCATGGCCTGCCGTTCACCACGCATTCTGAGCTGATGTCTCCGGCGCTGTTTGAGGCTGGTCTTTCCTATTCGAAAGAGCTGGATGAGCGGTTTGGGGTGCAAACTGTTGCAGCCAAGATGACAGATGTTCCGGGCCATACTCTGGGCATCGTGCCGTTGATGGCGAAAGCGGGCATCAAGTTTTTACATCTCGGTGTGAACACCGCCTCCCCAACGCCGAAGTTGCCGGAGGTATTCCGCTGGCAGGCGCCCACAGGTGAAGAGATTCTGGTGCTCTATCAGAACTCCTATGGCGCGACGCAGTTCATTCCGGGCATGTCTGATGGCCTGAGCTTTGCGCATACGGAAGACAACATTGGCCCGCAGAACACCGGCCAGACGGTAAACGTGTACCGCGCTATGGAGCGACAGTATCCGGATTATCGGGTCAAGGCAGCGACACTGGATGAGTTCGCTGAGGTGCTTTGGCCACATCGCGAGAGCTTCCCGGTTGTGACGCAGGAGATTGGCGACAGCTGGATCCATGGCTCTGCGACTGATCCTGTAAAGTCAGCGCGCTATCGCGCTTTGCAGCGGGTTTATGATCGTTTCGCTGAAGATAAAATCACGCCTTCCCGCCTTTCCTTTGGCCGTAAGCTTTCCATGGTGGCCGAGCATACGTGCGGGGTGGATATCAAGACTTACTTGCGCGATGAGCAGGCGTGGAACCGGGATGATTTTGAAGCGGCACGCGAGAACGATCCTCGCTTCCAATATGCAGAAGCCTCGTGGCAAGAGCAGCGCGCTTATTGCGATGATGCGGTTGCGGCCTTAGAAGCGGATGATCAGGCAGTTGCCAAAGCCGCCCTTTCTGAAATCAGCTGTACACTGCCTCATGTGGGACCGTTTGAGATCGATAGCGAAGCTGAGTTTGGCGGCTGGTCAATTAAGATTGACCAAGACAGCGGCGCGATCAAGCATCTTAAATCACCAGATGGCAAAGAGCTGTTCGGGTTGGATGACAATCTGATCTCATTTGCCCATGAGACCTATGATGCAGCGGACGTGAAAGCGCATATGGATGCCTACCTCACCCATGAAGAAGAGTGGGCTATTCTGGATCACATCAAGCCGGGGCTGGATAAAGCCGCGACGGCTGTTTCCAAGAGCCATCGCCTAATGTTTGAAGGGCTGGCGGTTGCCGATAATCAGGCCATTTTGTCTTATGTGATGGCCTCTGATATTCCCGGTGCGATCCATAACATTCAGCTGGTTCTGAATGGGGAAAGCGACAAGCTGGAAATTACGCTTCGGCTTTATGGCAAGATTGCCAACCGTATGCCGGAGGCTGGTTTCCTGCGGTTTGCACCGGATGGCGCCAAGAGCTGGCAGTTCAACAAGACTGGCTTCTGGGTGGATGCCCATGATGTGCCGGATATGAGCGGAGGTCAGTTGCAGGCGATCTTTGGCGCGAAGGCTGACGCTGGTCAGGAGATCCGCATTGCACCGCTGGATACACCGCTTGTGGCGCCTGCTGAGCTGCCGTTTATGCCGTTCCATCATCAGGCACCGGCTTATGGTGAGGGTCTGCGGTTTAACATCTACAACAACAAGTGGGGCACCAACTTCCCGATGTGGTGGGAAGGTGATTTCTGCGCCCGCTTTGTTCTAGAGCTGGGCGACTAG
- a CDS encoding extracellular solute-binding protein, whose translation MSKLRSYALGLAAATALAGPAMATDVTITCRCVEGGVNSAAAVWLKTTVIPGFEKMMKATGKDVTVNFKEFAGKDEQLTQQLALDFSTGAGADVSSFDGFLIPNFVDAGLLKPLEDVAGAEVNNWEGWSHISEGSKELMSYGGKAYGIALGTDSRMIFVRKDIFAQAGLDADTWQPTSWEDVLDAARTIKKAMPKSAPLQLNAGVSMGEATTMQGYWMAILGTGEGMLDESGKWIVSSQGILDTLNLYKTIYIDEKLGDKRAQLLGDGRNRTFANFRDGKTAMLVEGDWFYRSVTKPGAEFEVKDRDVNMTWKKMPAQEPGKGFRGQDFVTMSGGTGFVINPNTKAPKESWALLSYMNSKEQLDAFQAINPRVRIRDDVWIPNSDFLTETSQTLLPLTTARPNNAHYNKVSVAVQRMTEAVVSGEQTPEEAMAQYKSDVIAIVGEENTVSKL comes from the coding sequence ATGAGTAAATTGCGTAGTTATGCATTGGGTCTTGCAGCTGCCACAGCGCTTGCTGGGCCAGCGATGGCAACCGACGTAACCATCACTTGCCGTTGTGTGGAAGGCGGCGTGAACAGTGCAGCCGCTGTCTGGCTGAAAACAACCGTCATTCCTGGCTTCGAAAAGATGATGAAAGCCACCGGCAAGGACGTAACAGTGAACTTCAAGGAGTTCGCGGGCAAAGATGAGCAGCTGACCCAGCAGCTCGCATTGGACTTCTCAACCGGGGCAGGTGCAGATGTTTCCTCGTTTGATGGCTTCCTCATTCCAAACTTCGTGGACGCAGGTCTTCTGAAGCCACTAGAAGATGTTGCAGGCGCAGAAGTGAACAACTGGGAAGGGTGGTCCCACATTTCTGAAGGCTCCAAAGAGCTGATGTCCTACGGCGGCAAAGCCTACGGCATCGCACTGGGCACCGACAGCCGCATGATCTTCGTGCGCAAAGATATCTTCGCACAGGCAGGTCTTGATGCCGACACATGGCAGCCAACGTCATGGGAAGACGTTCTGGATGCCGCGCGCACAATCAAAAAGGCGATGCCAAAGTCCGCACCTCTTCAGCTGAACGCTGGCGTGTCCATGGGTGAAGCAACCACTATGCAGGGCTACTGGATGGCAATCCTTGGCACCGGCGAAGGCATGCTGGACGAGAGCGGCAAATGGATCGTGTCCTCACAAGGCATTCTGGATACGCTGAACCTGTATAAGACAATCTACATTGACGAAAAGCTTGGCGACAAACGCGCTCAGCTGCTCGGTGATGGCCGCAACCGTACCTTTGCGAACTTCCGCGATGGCAAAACAGCCATGTTGGTGGAAGGCGACTGGTTCTATCGTTCTGTCACCAAGCCGGGTGCAGAGTTTGAAGTCAAAGACCGTGACGTCAACATGACATGGAAGAAGATGCCAGCTCAGGAGCCAGGCAAGGGCTTCCGCGGTCAGGACTTCGTGACCATGTCTGGTGGTACTGGCTTTGTGATCAATCCAAACACTAAAGCTCCTAAAGAGTCCTGGGCACTGTTGTCCTACATGAACTCCAAAGAGCAGCTGGATGCCTTCCAGGCCATCAACCCACGCGTTCGTATTCGTGATGATGTCTGGATTCCAAACTCTGACTTCCTGACAGAAACTTCACAGACACTTCTGCCATTGACCACAGCGCGTCCAAACAACGCTCACTACAACAAAGTCTCTGTTGCAGTTCAGCGTATGACAGAAGCGGTTGTTTCCGGTGAACAGACACCAGAAGAAGCAATGGCACAGTACAAGTCTGACGTGATCGCCATCGTTGGCGAAGAAAACACAGTCAGCAAGCTGTAA
- a CDS encoding carbohydrate ABC transporter permease, protein MTLSFHQMLSRISFSVLTAIIGIAFALPLLWFLFAPFNARAELGLEIPAVFTLQNFYTVFENKFAMRGLLNSFIQSVGGVVLVGISATLAAYALSRSDVPGKKSITYILLLFSSVVSGSAAMVPIFLIISSLGLIDTHIAVILVFAGGLLPTAMFILRDFIDGIPKSYEESAMVAGASSMQAFRDVALPVIRPGIVVVVVWAFVNIWGSFLIPFILLRSDELMPASVAIYSFYSEAGTPIVTLLAAYALIYSFPVISLYLFVNWKFGFRFFGGIKA, encoded by the coding sequence ATGACACTCTCATTCCATCAAATGCTGTCCCGCATCAGCTTCTCTGTTCTCACCGCCATCATCGGCATCGCATTTGCCTTGCCCCTGTTGTGGTTCCTGTTCGCACCGTTCAATGCGCGTGCTGAACTCGGTCTTGAGATCCCGGCGGTCTTCACACTGCAGAACTTCTACACGGTGTTTGAAAACAAGTTCGCTATGCGGGGCCTGCTCAACTCCTTCATTCAGAGTGTCGGCGGTGTTGTTCTTGTTGGCATCTCCGCAACACTGGCGGCATACGCGCTGTCTCGCTCTGACGTGCCGGGCAAAAAGAGCATCACTTACATCCTGCTGCTGTTTTCCTCCGTGGTGTCCGGCAGTGCAGCCATGGTGCCGATCTTCCTGATCATCTCCAGCCTCGGCCTGATCGACACGCACATCGCCGTTATTCTGGTGTTCGCAGGTGGCCTTCTGCCAACCGCAATGTTCATCCTGCGCGACTTCATCGATGGTATCCCGAAATCCTACGAGGAAAGCGCCATGGTCGCTGGAGCCTCCTCCATGCAGGCCTTCCGTGATGTGGCCTTGCCAGTCATCCGTCCGGGCATCGTAGTTGTAGTGGTCTGGGCTTTCGTGAACATCTGGGGCAGCTTCCTGATCCCGTTCATCCTGCTGCGCTCTGACGAGCTGATGCCAGCCTCTGTCGCGATCTACTCCTTCTACTCAGAAGCAGGCACCCCAATCGTCACGCTGCTGGCAGCATATGCACTGATCTACTCGTTCCCGGTCATCTCTCTCTATCTGTTCGTAAACTGGAAGTTCGGTTTCCGGTTCTTTGGCGGCATCAAGGCATAA
- a CDS encoding carbohydrate ABC transporter permease, producing MKNFSLLSARAGALFFSPAAALVGAFVIVPFFWVIFVSFTNRTLLGKTALNPEFVGFDNYIALFNMSTFFTRGQFGFSLILTIQFVLLSALVGQALLGMVLAWLLQSTPKNVKVFSESAVIVAWILPEVVIGFAWFAFLDYDNGTLNMLVTSLGLEPGDWLLENPFWVIVFFNTWRGAAFSMMLFNSAFSSIPPSYFQAADVAGATSFQKFKDIALPLIKGHVVTDLILITMWTFNVFTPFLLTNGGPSYRTELLSIYTYRVAFKDFEFGKGAAVGVVIMLINLAFALVYLRIAKQKNKGTA from the coding sequence TTGAAGAACTTCTCATTGTTGTCTGCGCGCGCGGGAGCGCTGTTTTTCTCCCCTGCAGCAGCCCTTGTCGGAGCGTTTGTGATTGTCCCGTTTTTCTGGGTCATCTTTGTCTCCTTCACCAACAGAACTCTGCTCGGAAAAACGGCTCTCAATCCTGAGTTCGTCGGGTTTGATAACTACATAGCCCTGTTCAACATGAGCACGTTCTTCACCCGTGGTCAGTTCGGCTTCTCCCTCATCCTGACCATCCAGTTCGTGCTGCTCTCCGCTCTTGTCGGGCAGGCGCTGCTCGGCATGGTGCTCGCATGGCTGCTCCAGTCCACGCCTAAAAATGTGAAGGTCTTCTCAGAATCCGCCGTAATCGTTGCCTGGATCCTGCCCGAAGTGGTCATCGGCTTTGCGTGGTTCGCCTTCCTTGATTACGACAACGGCACGCTCAATATGCTGGTCACGTCGCTTGGGCTGGAACCCGGAGACTGGCTGCTGGAAAATCCATTCTGGGTGATCGTCTTCTTCAATACCTGGCGCGGTGCAGCGTTCTCCATGATGCTGTTCAACTCCGCGTTCTCCTCCATTCCGCCAAGCTATTTCCAGGCCGCAGACGTTGCAGGTGCAACCTCCTTCCAGAAGTTCAAGGACATCGCGCTGCCGCTGATCAAAGGCCATGTGGTCACCGATCTGATCCTCATCACCATGTGGACCTTCAATGTGTTCACGCCGTTCCTGCTCACCAACGGTGGCCCGTCCTACCGCACAGAGCTGCTCTCCATCTACACCTACCGCGTGGCCTTCAAGGACTTCGAGTTCGGCAAAGGCGCCGCTGTGGGCGTGGTGATCATGCTAATCAATCTGGCCTTCGCGCTGGTTTACCTGCGCATCGCCAAGCAGAAGAACAAAGGAACAGCATAA
- a CDS encoding iron-containing alcohol dehydrogenase has translation MTSQIILPRIMQVGAGASLQLPAVLAKIGCKKPLIVTDPMMVQLGYSESIQDSLKAEGIESDVFADTLPEPTVASILPGVEKATADSYDCIVALGGGSPIDSAKAISILAKFGGEMRDYRFPRDVTEQGLPVIAVPTTAGTGTEVTRFTIITDEERGEKMLCVGIGFMPVAALVDYKLTMSLPPRITADTGIDAMTHALEAYVSKKANPYSDSQALAALKLIGPNLREVYHDGTNEKAREEMMLGSTLAGVAFSAASVALVHGMSRPIGAFFHVPHGLSNAMLLPDVTAFSIPAAPERYAQAARALGFASEQDDDAMANRKLLIELRALNDELSVPTPEEFGIERQVFMDRCETMAEQALASGSPGNNPITPTIAEMVEIYQGLWDARGSDSESVAAE, from the coding sequence ATGACATCTCAGATCATTCTGCCGCGCATCATGCAAGTTGGTGCGGGAGCCAGCCTCCAATTGCCTGCAGTTCTGGCAAAAATCGGCTGCAAAAAGCCTCTCATCGTCACAGACCCAATGATGGTTCAGCTGGGATACTCCGAATCTATTCAGGACAGCCTCAAGGCTGAGGGCATCGAAAGTGATGTTTTTGCTGATACCCTGCCTGAACCAACCGTTGCCTCCATCCTTCCGGGTGTGGAAAAGGCAACAGCCGACAGCTATGACTGCATCGTGGCCCTCGGCGGTGGCAGCCCGATCGACAGTGCAAAGGCCATTTCGATTCTGGCAAAGTTCGGCGGCGAAATGCGGGACTATCGTTTCCCAAGAGACGTCACAGAGCAGGGCCTGCCAGTCATCGCAGTGCCAACCACAGCCGGCACCGGCACAGAAGTGACCCGTTTCACCATCATCACCGATGAAGAGCGCGGTGAGAAGATGCTGTGTGTTGGCATCGGCTTCATGCCTGTTGCAGCGCTGGTGGACTACAAACTCACCATGAGCCTGCCACCACGCATCACCGCAGACACCGGCATCGATGCCATGACCCACGCACTGGAAGCCTACGTCAGCAAAAAGGCAAATCCATACAGCGACAGTCAGGCTCTGGCAGCGCTCAAGCTGATCGGCCCGAACCTGCGTGAGGTCTACCACGACGGCACAAACGAAAAAGCGCGTGAAGAAATGATGCTCGGCTCAACACTGGCCGGTGTTGCGTTCTCTGCTGCTTCCGTTGCGCTTGTTCATGGCATGAGCCGCCCGATTGGCGCGTTCTTCCATGTGCCGCACGGCCTTTCCAACGCCATGTTGCTGCCGGATGTCACAGCCTTCTCAATTCCAGCGGCACCAGAACGCTACGCACAGGCGGCTCGTGCGCTCGGTTTCGCCTCTGAGCAGGATGATGATGCCATGGCAAACCGCAAGCTCCTGATCGAGCTGCGTGCGCTCAATGATGAGCTCTCCGTTCCAACACCGGAAGAGTTTGGCATTGAACGTCAGGTGTTCATGGATCGCTGCGAGACCATGGCAGAACAGGCGCTGGCCTCTGGGTCTCCAGGCAACAACCCGATCACCCCAACCATTGCAGAAATGGTCGAAATCTATCAGGGCCTGTGGGATGCCCGTGGCTCTGACAGCGAGTCAGTTGCAGCTGAATAA